The window CCTTCTGATGATAAAGTTTTTTATACCCCGTGCCTTTAAAATTAGCCCATGGTTCAGAAAGGCGAATAAGCGCTCCCTATGGGCAAAGTAAATAGCAGGGAACTACTTCTACCAGTTTCCACTGAAGGTTGCTATAATCCACTTTAGGTATAGGGGAGGAGCCAGCTGCATTTCTTTCTTGAAGCCACCCCCTCCTTCCTTGCTAGGGGAGATTCATCTCCCTAAGAGTGGAGCCGGCCCTCTTAGTGACTGTAGCTTAGGGTCCTGTATGGAGAAGGTGCTCAGTGCCTGCTTGTTGCAAGTGATAAATTCATCTACAAAGGTTAGAATTTGACTGACTTAAAGTTTATAAGGGGTTTATTCCTTCCGCAGGATATAGAGAACCAAAAACAGACGTGAGGCTTTGTTTTGTGAGCAGATGGACACCGCGTAGTAGGCATAGGACCCGGCCCTGCCCTCATTTGCTGTCTTCCTgtctggggaaggggtgggagaatCCAAGTGAGGTAACCCAGACAGTTTACCTGCCAGTGCTCCGACTCCCTACTTTCACCCAAAAAGGTGATTCAGCTCTCCTTATTCTTTACAAGACAACAGTGCAGTTCTCTGGGCAAGTGTCTACTTGTGGGCTGATTCCCCATCTGGTATCTAGGAATTAACACTGTCATTCTTGTGAAGGTTGGGAGCAGGAGTCTAATTCCTTTTGGTGTGGTCTTTTCCCAAGATAGGTGTGATTTATTCATCAGAAATGTCATCCCAAGTGCAGGGAGAAAAAGGTTTTGTCCCTACCCTATTATGGCAGCATTGAGGGACTGGCTGTATCCCAATCCTCGCCTGGGAGCCTACCCTGGGACCACTTTAGTTCCCCTGCCTCCGGGGCCTGGCATGAGGGCCTGACCTATCTGGTCATGAAGATGGGCGCTGGGACTTGAGGAAGCGGTCTGGGCCCTTCTCATTTTTAACCTCCACTGGCTGGAACCAAACTAGCCAACAGGGTCCTGAGTTAGTACCCAAAAGTATGTCCAAAGCCCCTTGGGGTTGGGGGGTTAAAAGGTGGAGAAAATGAGGTAATATTTCTAGCGATGTGAGGGGGGTCCAGCCCTCTCCTGCCCTGGCTGGTCACTCCGGCCGGCAAGAGCGGGGACCGTCCCACAGCCTTCCTGCCAGTCACTGATTTGAGCTAGGAAGAAGGCGCAGGGGACAACCAAGAGGGGCTCTACCGCTTTCCTAATTGTCTTTAGGGGAAAACCAGTCTGGAGGCCACATATCCCTTGCCCAACCCTATGCCTAagccattttaaattttacaaaattctttaAATTCACAGAAAACATGGGGCAGGCCAGGTTTTCTAGGGCTGGCTCAGCAATCCTGTTTGAGAGCGCTTCACTGGTACGTTTTCGGCGATGTTGGAACGGCATGCCGTCTGTTCCTGGGGGAGGAAATTCCCCCGATTTTCTGGCCGGCGGTACCGATGACCGGTGCGAACGGAGGCTTGTTAGTCGTAACTCTTTAGCTCCCCTGGAGCAGGCTTGTTAGTCGTAACTCTTTAGCTCCCCTGGAGCAGGCTTGTTAGTCGTAACTCTTTAGCTCCCCTGGAGCGAGCGTAGTTGGAACGAGGCTAGAGTTCAAGGCCGGGCAGCGCACGTGGGCGAGCCCTCTCGGCGGAGTTGTGCGCAGGCCCGGTGGCTCACGGCGTTTCTTTCCGCTCTTGCAGTACGCCACGACGGGCTGCTCCCTGACCCTGCACCACACGGAGAAGCCAGAGCACGAAGACATCTGTGAATACCGCCCCTACTCCTGCCCTTGCCCCGGGGCCTCCTGCAAGTGGCAGGGGTCCTTGGAAGCCGTGATGTCCCATCTCATGCACGCCCACAAAAGCATCACCACCCTGCAGGGAGAAGACATCGTCTTCCTAGCCACGGACATTAACCTGCCGGGGGCCGTCGACTGGGTGATGATGCAGTCGTGCTTCGGCCACCACTTCATGCTGGTGCTGGAGAAGCAAGAGAAGTACGAGGGCCACCAGCAGTTCTTCGCCATCGTGCTGCTCATCGGCACCCGCAAGCAAGCCGAGAACTTTGCCTACAGACTGGAGCTGAACGGGAACCGGCGGAGACTGACCTGGGAGGCCACGCCCCGGTCCATCCACGACGGCGTGGCGGCGGCCATCATGAACAGCGACTGCCTTGTGTTTGACACAGCCATAGCGCATCTGTTTGCGGATAATGGCAACCTTGGCATCAATGTGACCATTTCTACGTGTTGTCCATGAGGCGCCGCAGTTATTTGGGCCCAGGGCTCTATGGGGAATAAAGGTTTTTACAGATGTTCTATTCGCTGTGTCTTCACGGATCAAGACCCACAGTTAACCCCATGTTCTGTTTGAACAAGCAGCTTCCCATCTGGCATTGGCCCAACAGAGTTCATTAAACAGGGATGAATGCGGTTGGCCTGCTAGTCATTTGGAGTCTGTTCTGTGATCTAAAATCAACtttgttattaaattttatttacttcctgAACAGCACTTGACAGGTTGCTCAGGGCTCCTATAGACCAGTACGTTAGGAATTGGAGGCTCCTTCCTGCCTGACTCCCTCTCTTGGTTCCTCCAAGTGGACAAAAGCACAGTGACTGTCGATAGATTCCTTAACTTTTACCTTTTTAGGGGAGTAGGAAttgttttaatgcattttaaacaGTGTTCTCAAACTGGATGGCTAGCCAATAGGCATAGAATCACCTGTAGTACTCATCTGAAACATCCAGATCTGGGGAGCCTGTGAATTTAACAATCTCATCAGGTGATTCTGTTCGACAATAAAGTTTGAGAATTGCTGGATTAAATTGTGGAAAGGGTCCAGATTTTAAAGGTGCTTTACGATTGCCCTCTACTGATACTGTTTGTCTTTCTACTATTTCATGCCCCCACCACCTACCATTCCCAAATTAAAACCAGAACTGCAGATCCCCATGAACACACTCCTGAGATTTGGTCACTCTCTTGTGTTTGGGGTGAATTGCCTAGGAAAGCAAATCATATGGCCACTGATAGTTACCACATAGTTTTTGCTCATCACTAGTACAGATGACCTGTTTACATGTGGCTTCCCTCAGAGGCCATCCTTGACTGTAGATGGTGGGAAAGACTAGATCAGTAGAGTTGGAAAAGCTTTATAACCAGTGTCATATGCTTGCTATTTAAAGGTATGTGTtggattgttgttgttttttgccaCATTCACTttagttttttaataaatattttccaaaaatgaatatTGTGCTTCTTTTTCCCAGTTGTATGATGTTTATGTATTGGGTGCTTACTGTGTACAGGTGCATGAAACCTCACCACTACCTTGGGCTTGCAGCTATCACTATTTCCACATGAAGAAACAGTCATTTGTCCAAGGTCCTGACACGGGTCTGTCTTAGAACTGGGGTCCAAACTCACTTCCCTGAACCATGCACAGTCCTTGGTGTTACTGGTCTCTTCCTTGGAGATGTTCTTTCAAGTGCCAGCACTTGTGGAAGAAGAGTATTTCCCCCGTGTTACAGAATCAGAAGGAAGAGCCTTGGCTAAAGCTGACGTCCAGAGTGTCCCGGGTTTGAGCCAGGGTGACCCACTCTCTCAGTCCCAATCCTGAACTGTCAAAGGAATTCAGAATATTAGCCCCATATGCCTGGTGCGGATGGAAGACTGCTTAACTGAGCGGCCTAATGACATTAGTGTAGCACCCAATGGAAGGGATGGCTTTAAAGTTGTTTCCGTCTTTTAGGTGAGATGCAGTGTTGAGTTTTTATCCAGGATAGAGTTCTGACAGTTAAGGAAGGTTCTAGAAAGTTTCATTGTACACAGCTCGGCCACAGACATTTCTGCCACGAGTGTTTTTGCCACAAACATTTTCACTGCCTAACTAATTGGCCATAAGGCAATTTTGCcatgaaagacaaaaaccacaaaaaataaaagtgggagattcattaaaaaggacataatgaggggcgcctgggtggctcagatggttaagcgtctgccttcggctcaggtcatggtcccagggtcctgggatcaagccccgcattattgggctccttgctccacggggagcctgcttctccctctcccactcccctgcttgtgttccctctctcgctgtgtctccctctgtcaaataaaatctttaaaaaaaaaaagggacataatgaagcatgaaaaataacaaaacaaaaagactttattgtggaatacaaaatatttttttagagagagagtgtgggagcggggtggggggagggagaggcagaaggagagggaaagggagagagaatcttcagcaggctccatgcccagcatggagcccaacacggagctctatctcacgaccctgagatcatgacctgagccaaaatcaagagtcagacgcttaactgacttgagccacccaggtgcgccagaatacaaaatatttgaatacatttaaaacGTGTAAAACGTGATACTGCACAAATAACTGATTTTACTTGGTGGATTATACCTAATCACTGGTCTTCAAGTCTTTCATTCATAGTATTACACTTTTTTTTGCTTGTTGATTAGTCTCCTTGTTCAGCATCACACTTTTTACCTTTTTGctaaaatttcttccttcattaagaAAGGTAGCAGCTTCCCAATACTATGGTACATATTTGTAAGCTTTGTATCATGTTGTGAAAGCGTCTACGCTGTTGTTTGTTCTTGGCATCCTGTCACATGTTCATTGCTAGACCTTCCAAAGTTGTATGGGCAATGTGCAAGAAATGCCAAGGGTATAATGCGCTGTAACTGAGCTTTGTTATCATCGTACATGATGGGCTGTCATTTTCTGGTATAGATTGTAATCTGGCTTTACACTCATTTCACACTTCCCATAAGCTTAATCACTGTACTTTCTGTTAAGTCGATCTATTTACTTGTTACAATCCACTATTTCAAGACCACCACATCTACTTGTCCCTGTACAGACCATTATGAGGGCTAGCTAAGATTTATAGCATACAGAAATGAGAACTTTGTCACTGGAGAAACGAAATAGACA of the Halichoerus grypus chromosome 1, mHalGry1.hap1.1, whole genome shotgun sequence genome contains:
- the SIAH2 gene encoding E3 ubiquitin-protein ligase SIAH2 yields the protein MSRPSSTGPSANKPCSKQPPPQPQHAPSPAAPPAAATISAAGPGSSAVPAAAAVISGPGGGGGGAGPVSPQHHELTSLFECPVCFDYVLPPILQCQAGHLVCNQCRQKLSCCPTCRGALTPSIRNLAMEKVASAVLFPCKYATTGCSLTLHHTEKPEHEDICEYRPYSCPCPGASCKWQGSLEAVMSHLMHAHKSITTLQGEDIVFLATDINLPGAVDWVMMQSCFGHHFMLVLEKQEKYEGHQQFFAIVLLIGTRKQAENFAYRLELNGNRRRLTWEATPRSIHDGVAAAIMNSDCLVFDTAIAHLFADNGNLGINVTISTCCP